A genomic region of Polyangium spumosum contains the following coding sequences:
- a CDS encoding radical SAM protein → MSPRAGTTDTSLLLAPGCNLACPVCDCRGKPADLGTRQRELRRGGGVLELRGEASRLKDLGEAVRAARDAGWGAVYARTNGVAYAAQGRAEELRAAGLTGVVLFLASDRAAVHDAIARVRGAFSAGLAGLGAIAATGLDVVFEVPVLDPSIQDLRGTIALLATTAPSTRRVRLYTPSALRPVDGRTPRELSPPRWDRAREALLAAITFARERGLEITLTERDGIPLCAVATKDPDGSVVIPERLLADRGGRPIPRHATSSLAPSCEASCGASRACPGTTTLYLATHGAAGLSPLPRAPQQRPRERWDETRKNAARAAFFTVLRPTVHCNQDCWFCSANETSHNVEEDPGRMMRRIARLGRTGVEQISFSGGEPTLSRHLVDYVSVAKRTGVRSIELVTNAVLLDKPEKVDALVRAGLTNVFVSLHAHDEALARQMTRKMGDHARTLRALHLFARHDELRLDVNHVVSAQNFRHLVRFVEWIHAEFGARIGISFAYVTPQYKALERLADHVPRFSDVMPYLKRAIARASELGVEVVVGSRQGVPPCQLEEMMPWSDVLVSLSGALTEDLPQKQKGPACADCRFDLVCTGVWKPYAAVFGTGELRAIPGEKITPEKCLNEPRIARFRPGIDRLDELRFGDGRVPHSAEIPLPEAPRERVHLPVAPTEATSPALRVAIVGTGRRGLAFAKALEQAGGFVLSGITSPHAPDKDLPEIAADVPRARSLAELCARAPIDAVIVATSTREHAEITRDALARGLPCLVEKPLGATLAEAEALAAEAKERITVAQQLRAAGGLEEVLSVLADRSGATRPVEIEVIHRATPSSPASLHAWSRTALYELLIHLGDLARAVAGEDLRVRKASAKGGGRPERVTVRARGQGPLQPDVTIELLLAEVADALEVRARLADGRRVSWIRSEGRDLVEVSDAGGKRTRTPPRGGDLARLCVAFRESVLRGDRPKVTAEDGARAMRLAAEVITALEASGAPFDRAAEPKRVASVPLRDRVG, encoded by the coding sequence ATGAGCCCCCGCGCCGGCACGACCGACACGAGCCTCTTGCTCGCGCCGGGTTGCAACCTCGCTTGCCCCGTCTGTGATTGCCGCGGCAAACCGGCCGACCTCGGCACGCGGCAGCGCGAGCTCCGGCGCGGCGGCGGCGTGCTCGAGCTGCGCGGAGAAGCTTCACGCCTGAAGGATCTCGGCGAGGCCGTACGAGCCGCGCGTGACGCGGGCTGGGGCGCGGTGTACGCGCGGACGAACGGCGTGGCCTACGCCGCGCAGGGGCGCGCCGAGGAGCTCCGCGCCGCGGGCCTCACGGGCGTCGTGTTGTTCCTCGCGAGCGACCGGGCGGCCGTACACGACGCGATCGCCCGCGTGCGTGGCGCCTTCTCCGCGGGGCTCGCGGGCCTCGGCGCGATCGCGGCGACCGGGCTCGACGTCGTGTTCGAGGTGCCGGTGCTCGACCCGTCGATCCAGGATCTCCGCGGGACGATCGCGCTGCTCGCGACCACGGCGCCGAGCACGCGTCGCGTCCGCCTGTACACGCCCTCCGCGCTCCGCCCCGTGGATGGTCGCACGCCGCGTGAGCTCTCGCCGCCGCGCTGGGATCGAGCGCGGGAGGCGCTGCTCGCGGCGATCACGTTCGCCCGCGAAAGAGGCCTCGAGATCACGTTGACCGAGCGGGACGGCATCCCGCTCTGCGCCGTCGCGACGAAGGACCCCGACGGCTCGGTCGTGATCCCCGAGCGCCTGCTCGCGGATCGCGGCGGCCGGCCGATCCCGCGCCACGCCACCTCCTCGCTCGCGCCGAGCTGCGAGGCTTCTTGCGGCGCCTCGCGCGCCTGTCCTGGCACGACGACGCTCTACCTCGCCACGCACGGCGCCGCGGGTTTGTCCCCCTTGCCTCGCGCCCCGCAGCAGCGCCCGCGCGAGCGCTGGGACGAGACCCGGAAAAACGCGGCGCGCGCGGCCTTCTTCACCGTCCTTCGGCCCACGGTCCACTGCAACCAGGACTGCTGGTTCTGCAGCGCGAACGAGACCTCGCACAACGTCGAGGAGGATCCGGGCCGGATGATGCGCAGGATCGCGCGGCTCGGCCGGACGGGCGTCGAGCAGATCTCGTTCAGCGGCGGCGAACCCACGCTCTCGCGCCACCTCGTCGATTACGTCTCCGTCGCCAAGCGGACCGGCGTCCGCAGCATCGAGCTCGTCACGAACGCCGTCCTCCTCGACAAACCCGAGAAGGTCGACGCGCTCGTCCGCGCGGGCCTCACGAACGTCTTCGTCTCGCTGCACGCGCACGACGAGGCGCTCGCGCGGCAGATGACCCGCAAGATGGGCGACCACGCGCGCACCCTGCGGGCCTTGCACCTCTTCGCGCGCCACGACGAGCTCCGGCTCGACGTGAACCACGTCGTCTCCGCGCAGAACTTCCGCCACCTCGTGCGCTTCGTCGAGTGGATACACGCCGAGTTCGGCGCGCGGATCGGCATCTCGTTCGCGTACGTCACGCCGCAATACAAGGCCCTCGAGCGCCTCGCCGACCACGTCCCGCGTTTCTCGGACGTCATGCCCTACCTGAAGCGCGCGATCGCGCGGGCGAGCGAGCTCGGCGTCGAGGTCGTGGTCGGCTCGCGCCAGGGCGTGCCGCCGTGCCAGCTCGAAGAGATGATGCCGTGGAGCGACGTGCTCGTCTCCTTGAGCGGCGCGCTGACGGAGGACCTCCCGCAGAAGCAAAAAGGCCCGGCCTGCGCCGATTGCCGCTTCGACCTCGTGTGCACGGGCGTGTGGAAGCCTTATGCGGCGGTCTTCGGCACGGGTGAGCTCCGGGCGATCCCCGGCGAGAAGATCACGCCCGAGAAATGCCTGAACGAGCCACGTATCGCCCGCTTCCGGCCCGGGATCGATCGCCTCGACGAGCTGCGCTTCGGCGACGGCCGCGTCCCGCACAGCGCCGAGATCCCGCTCCCCGAAGCGCCCCGCGAGCGTGTCCACCTGCCCGTGGCCCCGACCGAAGCCACGTCGCCGGCCCTGCGCGTCGCGATCGTCGGCACGGGCCGGCGCGGCCTCGCCTTCGCGAAGGCCCTGGAGCAAGCGGGCGGGTTCGTCCTCTCGGGCATCACCTCGCCACACGCGCCCGACAAGGACCTGCCGGAGATCGCGGCCGATGTTCCACGCGCGCGCTCGCTCGCCGAGCTCTGCGCGCGCGCCCCGATCGACGCCGTCATCGTCGCCACGAGCACGCGCGAGCACGCGGAGATCACGCGCGACGCGCTCGCCCGGGGCCTGCCCTGCCTCGTGGAAAAACCGCTCGGCGCGACGCTCGCGGAGGCCGAAGCGCTCGCCGCCGAGGCCAAGGAGCGCATCACGGTGGCGCAGCAGCTCCGCGCGGCGGGCGGGCTCGAAGAGGTCCTCTCGGTGCTCGCGGATCGGAGCGGGGCCACGCGTCCCGTCGAAATCGAGGTCATCCATCGAGCGACGCCCTCCTCGCCCGCGAGCTTGCACGCGTGGTCGCGCACCGCGCTTTACGAGCTCCTGATTCACCTCGGCGACCTCGCGCGCGCCGTGGCCGGCGAGGACCTGCGGGTGCGAAAGGCCTCGGCCAAGGGCGGCGGCAGGCCCGAGCGCGTGACCGTCCGCGCGCGTGGACAAGGCCCTCTGCAGCCCGACGTGACGATCGAGCTCTTGCTCGCCGAGGTCGCGGACGCGCTCGAAGTACGCGCGCGCCTCGCCGATGGAAGGCGTGTGTCGTGGATACGGTCCGAGGGCCGGGACCTCGTGGAGGTGAGCGACGCCGGCGGCAAACGGACCCGCACGCCGCCGCGCGGCGGCGACCTCGCGCGCCTCTGCGTCGCGTTCCGGGAGAGCGTCCTCCGCGGCGATCGGCCGAAGGTCACGGCGGAGGACGGCGCGCGCGCGATGCGGCTCGCCGCGGAGGTGATCACAGCGCTGGAGGCCTCCGGTGCGCCGTTTGATCGTGCCGCCGAGCCGAAGCGCGTGGCCTCGGTCCCGCTCCGGGATCGGGTCGGCTGA
- a CDS encoding response regulator, which translates to MNAEQRTPLASVLLVDDTPANLLVLAAVLKPLGARLVEAKSGIEALECVRREPFAAVLLDVQMPDMDGFEVARRMRETEYGREVPILFLTAIHRDEAYARRGYASGAADYITKPFNVDVLRARVKAFVDLFQQREEIRKAQVELRTRERDEAVRRLVAFERIATAALETDELGVLLRELLDVFLGAADAADSAMVLLREGEDLRVRAVVGPHEVDEGFSVRIGEGFCGTIAAGKQPVEMEGALSFPDCACVKSRGTRALYGVPLLHFGEVVGVAVIGSSQASRFADLDKRLFAAMAERAAWAVARHLQRSAHEAERAALLERERAARAEAELASLAKDQFLATVSHELRTPLNAILGWAVLARQKAPPQVERALSVIERNARAQARIIDDVLDISRIVSGKFRLDMVPTNLVEVTQAAVESLRPVAESRGVKLVVRLGPLGFTLGDPERLQQVVWNLLSNAIKFTPKDGEVELSACLRGSKLLLRVRDTGQGIDPAFMPHLFEAFRQADGSTARRHGGLGLGLALVKQMVQAHGGTIRAASDGVGKGATFTVELPIRSTPATRASEDESAAPTEKQVRLSGLKVLVVDDEEDARSLLRRVLEERGATVTLAASSDEALDDLSRSRPDVLVSDIGLPGMDGYALIRSIRTLPPEVGGRTPAIALTAYARSEDSQRAFAAGFQRHVPKPVDLGRLVSLIANLCGIPLTEA; encoded by the coding sequence ATGAACGCGGAACAACGCACGCCGCTGGCGAGCGTCCTGCTCGTCGACGATACCCCCGCAAACCTGCTCGTCCTCGCCGCGGTGCTGAAGCCCCTCGGGGCCCGGCTCGTGGAGGCGAAATCGGGGATCGAGGCCCTGGAGTGCGTGCGTCGTGAGCCGTTCGCGGCCGTGCTGCTCGACGTCCAGATGCCGGACATGGACGGCTTCGAGGTCGCGCGCCGCATGCGCGAGACCGAGTATGGCCGCGAGGTGCCGATCCTGTTCTTGACGGCCATCCACCGCGACGAGGCGTACGCGCGCCGCGGGTATGCGAGCGGCGCCGCCGATTACATCACGAAGCCGTTCAACGTCGACGTGCTCCGCGCGCGGGTGAAGGCGTTCGTGGATCTCTTCCAGCAGAGGGAGGAGATCCGCAAGGCGCAGGTCGAGCTCCGGACGCGGGAGCGCGACGAGGCCGTGCGCCGGCTCGTGGCATTCGAGCGGATCGCGACGGCGGCGCTCGAGACGGACGAGCTCGGCGTGCTCTTGCGCGAGCTGCTCGATGTCTTCCTGGGCGCGGCGGACGCGGCGGATTCGGCGATGGTCTTGCTCCGCGAGGGCGAGGACCTCCGCGTGCGCGCCGTCGTGGGCCCGCACGAGGTCGACGAGGGTTTCTCCGTGCGTATCGGAGAGGGCTTCTGCGGGACGATCGCCGCGGGCAAGCAGCCGGTCGAAATGGAGGGCGCCCTGTCGTTCCCGGATTGCGCGTGCGTGAAATCCAGGGGCACGCGGGCGCTTTATGGCGTGCCGCTCCTCCATTTCGGGGAGGTCGTCGGGGTGGCCGTCATCGGATCGAGCCAGGCGAGCCGGTTCGCCGATCTGGACAAGCGGCTCTTCGCGGCGATGGCGGAGCGCGCGGCCTGGGCCGTGGCCCGGCACCTCCAGCGCTCGGCGCACGAGGCCGAGCGCGCCGCGCTGCTCGAGCGCGAGCGCGCCGCGCGCGCCGAGGCGGAGCTCGCGAGCCTGGCCAAAGACCAATTCCTCGCGACGGTCTCGCACGAGCTCCGGACGCCGCTCAACGCGATCCTCGGCTGGGCCGTCCTCGCGCGCCAGAAGGCGCCGCCGCAGGTCGAGCGGGCGCTCTCGGTCATCGAGCGGAATGCGCGGGCGCAGGCGCGCATCATCGACGACGTGCTCGACATCTCGCGTATCGTGAGCGGCAAGTTCCGCCTCGATATGGTGCCGACGAACCTCGTGGAGGTCACCCAGGCCGCCGTCGAGTCGCTCCGGCCCGTGGCGGAGTCCCGCGGCGTCAAGCTCGTGGTCCGGCTCGGGCCGCTCGGCTTCACGCTCGGTGATCCCGAGCGGCTCCAGCAGGTCGTCTGGAATCTTCTGTCGAATGCGATCAAATTCACGCCGAAGGACGGCGAGGTCGAGCTCAGCGCGTGTCTTCGCGGCTCGAAGCTGCTCCTCCGGGTGCGCGACACCGGGCAGGGGATCGATCCTGCGTTCATGCCGCATCTCTTCGAGGCCTTCCGGCAGGCGGACGGATCGACGGCGCGGCGGCATGGAGGGCTCGGGCTCGGGCTCGCGCTCGTCAAGCAAATGGTCCAGGCGCACGGCGGGACGATCCGCGCCGCGAGCGACGGCGTGGGCAAGGGCGCGACATTCACGGTGGAGCTGCCCATCCGGAGCACGCCGGCGACGCGCGCGTCCGAGGACGAGAGCGCCGCGCCGACCGAGAAGCAGGTGCGTTTGTCGGGGCTCAAGGTGCTCGTGGTCGACGACGAGGAGGACGCGCGTTCTCTCTTGCGGCGTGTGCTCGAGGAGCGGGGCGCGACCGTGACGCTCGCCGCGTCGAGCGACGAGGCGCTCGACGACCTCTCGCGCTCGCGGCCCGACGTGCTCGTGAGCGACATCGGCCTGCCGGGGATGGATGGTTATGCGCTGATTCGCAGCATTCGCACGTTGCCGCCGGAGGTCGGCGGGCGGACCCCGGCGATCGCGCTGACGGCTTATGCCCGCAGCGAGGACAGCCAGCGCGCGTTCGCCGCGGGGTTCCAGCGGCACGTGCCGAAGCCGGTGGACCTCGGGCGGCTCGTGTCGCTCATCGCCAATCTGTGCGGGATTCCGCTGACGGAGGCTTAA
- a CDS encoding NnrU family protein — translation MRTLPALALAGVALLFAPGALAEGDPARGKQLLFERGCAACHSFDGSARPGPTYQGLVGKTRKVITQEKPRELVADAAYIRRSILEPNHDIVEGYMPGAMPGLAMREGDVDHLVAAIVEIGTPEKPAEVATKAKDGSLGVLAAATLAFFLGHVGLSSLTIRRPLIQKLGDKGFQGIYSILVLAAFVWMIFAYRAAPHEELWRAPPWTRGIPLVVMPIAFFFMVCGFTTKNPTAAGQEKTIGAEPRGIVRITRHPGLWSFALWGLAHIPPNGDVASVCLFGGIVCLAIAGMLHIDSRRKATLGEAWAPFAEKTSIVPFARGGVGKAFAEIGIVRFVVVILLYVGMLHGHRMLIGVSAMP, via the coding sequence ATGCGTACCCTCCCGGCTCTCGCCCTCGCGGGCGTCGCCCTGCTCTTCGCCCCCGGCGCCCTCGCCGAGGGCGACCCCGCGCGCGGCAAGCAGCTCCTTTTCGAGCGCGGATGCGCGGCCTGCCATTCCTTCGACGGCTCCGCGCGCCCCGGCCCGACCTATCAGGGCCTCGTGGGCAAGACCCGCAAGGTCATCACCCAGGAAAAACCCCGCGAGCTCGTCGCGGACGCGGCCTACATCCGCCGCAGCATCCTCGAGCCGAACCACGACATCGTGGAGGGGTACATGCCCGGCGCCATGCCGGGGCTCGCGATGCGCGAGGGCGACGTCGATCACCTCGTCGCCGCGATCGTGGAGATCGGCACGCCCGAGAAACCCGCGGAGGTGGCCACGAAGGCGAAGGACGGCAGCCTCGGCGTGCTCGCGGCCGCGACGCTCGCCTTTTTCCTCGGCCATGTGGGGCTGTCGAGCCTGACGATCCGGCGCCCGCTCATCCAGAAGCTCGGCGACAAGGGATTCCAGGGAATCTATTCGATCCTCGTCCTCGCGGCGTTCGTCTGGATGATCTTCGCTTATCGCGCGGCGCCTCACGAAGAGCTCTGGCGCGCGCCGCCGTGGACGCGCGGGATCCCGCTCGTCGTCATGCCGATCGCGTTCTTCTTCATGGTCTGCGGCTTCACCACGAAGAACCCCACCGCGGCGGGCCAGGAGAAGACGATCGGCGCCGAGCCACGCGGGATCGTGCGCATCACGCGGCACCCGGGGTTATGGTCGTTCGCGCTCTGGGGCCTGGCCCATATCCCGCCGAACGGGGACGTGGCGTCGGTCTGCCTCTTCGGCGGGATCGTTTGCCTCGCGATCGCGGGGATGTTGCACATCGACAGCCGCCGCAAGGCCACGCTCGGCGAGGCGTGGGCGCCGTTCGCCGAGAAGACCTCGATCGTGCCGTTCGCCCGCGGGGGCGTGGGCAAGGCGTTCGCCGAGATCGGTATCGTGCGGTTCGTCGTGGTGATCTTGCTTTACGTCGGCATGCTGCACGGGCACCGGATGCTGATCGGCGTGTCGGCGATGCCTTAA
- a CDS encoding radical SAM protein, translating into MRVARVLTNETCNQGCSFCSARRPAERPELVRPRSVLARIDAALAEGAREVVLTGGEPTMRRDLAALVKHARARGAERVVLETNAALVTESLARSLVDAGLSIARVHMPAFGPEADVITRDEGGFSATLAGARALVAAGIPLEIATPIVRENLELVASIPGRLRAADLPVSRLVASVPVDAPDPATLAPLEGAARALERLDQAAREAAIPLSLDPGAAIPPCSFERPARLAHLYALSPGGATRPGHARVAACSTCVVADRCPGVPSPLLSREPASRFRPLTEDRVRRKLTVISSIREQIDRELVTRDVHRTPDGHLVPSYIVRIQFQCNQACDFCFVSTHLPAPEEEDVRRAILEVGRAGGVLQISGGEPTLNGRLLAYVELAKREGAITVELQTNAVRLADAGLTRSLEEAGLDVAFVSLHGSRAEVSDVITRAPGTFEKTARGLDALAQTKIQVRLNFVFCAPNRADFPDFVRLVAARWPAAQINVSVVGGFTDLVPRTESLIPRYGDLLPAMREGLEIARAAGISVLGFESMCGIPLCLAPVDPRGFFDLAEIPAGHDGGEFVRAEACGRCELNTRCFGFRRSYAELHGTAEARAVVRGAHSSFPPPS; encoded by the coding sequence ATGCGCGTCGCGCGGGTGCTCACCAACGAGACCTGCAACCAGGGTTGCAGCTTCTGCTCGGCGCGAAGACCGGCCGAGCGGCCGGAGCTCGTTCGCCCGAGGTCCGTGCTCGCCCGCATCGACGCCGCGCTCGCGGAGGGCGCGCGCGAGGTCGTCCTGACGGGCGGCGAACCCACGATGCGCCGGGACCTCGCCGCCCTCGTGAAGCACGCCCGCGCGCGCGGGGCCGAGCGCGTCGTGCTGGAGACGAACGCGGCGCTCGTCACGGAGAGCCTCGCGCGCTCCCTCGTGGACGCGGGCCTCTCGATCGCGCGCGTGCACATGCCGGCGTTTGGCCCCGAGGCGGACGTGATCACGCGGGACGAGGGCGGGTTCTCCGCCACGCTCGCGGGCGCGCGTGCCCTCGTCGCGGCGGGGATCCCGCTCGAGATCGCGACGCCGATCGTCCGGGAGAACCTCGAGCTCGTCGCGTCGATCCCGGGCCGCCTGCGCGCCGCGGATCTCCCGGTCTCGCGCCTCGTCGCCTCGGTCCCCGTGGACGCGCCCGATCCCGCGACGCTCGCGCCCCTCGAAGGCGCCGCGCGCGCGCTCGAGCGGCTCGATCAAGCCGCGCGTGAGGCCGCGATCCCGCTCTCGCTCGACCCCGGCGCGGCGATCCCTCCTTGCTCGTTCGAGCGCCCCGCGCGCCTCGCGCACCTCTACGCGTTGAGCCCCGGCGGCGCCACGCGCCCGGGCCACGCGCGCGTCGCCGCGTGCAGCACGTGTGTCGTCGCGGATCGTTGCCCCGGCGTGCCGAGCCCGCTCCTCTCGCGTGAACCCGCGTCGCGCTTCCGTCCCCTCACGGAGGACCGGGTCCGCCGCAAGCTCACGGTGATCTCGTCGATCCGCGAGCAGATCGATCGCGAGCTCGTCACGCGTGACGTCCACCGCACGCCCGACGGTCACCTCGTGCCCTCGTACATCGTGCGGATCCAGTTCCAGTGCAACCAGGCCTGCGATTTCTGCTTCGTCTCGACGCACCTGCCGGCGCCCGAAGAGGAGGACGTGCGCCGCGCCATCCTCGAGGTCGGCCGCGCGGGCGGCGTGTTGCAGATCTCGGGCGGCGAGCCGACCTTGAACGGCCGCCTCCTCGCGTACGTCGAGCTCGCGAAGCGTGAGGGCGCGATCACCGTGGAGCTGCAGACGAACGCGGTGCGCCTCGCCGACGCGGGGCTCACGCGCAGCCTCGAAGAGGCCGGGCTCGATGTGGCGTTCGTGTCGCTGCACGGATCACGCGCCGAGGTCTCGGACGTGATCACGCGCGCGCCGGGCACGTTCGAGAAGACGGCGCGGGGCCTCGACGCGCTCGCGCAGACGAAGATCCAGGTCCGGCTGAACTTCGTCTTTTGCGCGCCGAACAGGGCGGATTTCCCGGATTTCGTGCGCCTCGTCGCGGCGCGCTGGCCGGCCGCGCAGATCAACGTCTCGGTCGTCGGAGGGTTCACCGACCTCGTGCCCCGCACGGAGAGCCTGATCCCGCGGTACGGCGATCTCTTGCCCGCGATGCGAGAGGGCCTCGAGATCGCGCGCGCGGCCGGCATTTCCGTGCTCGGGTTCGAGTCGATGTGCGGGATCCCGCTCTGCCTCGCGCCCGTCGATCCGCGTGGTTTCTTCGACCTCGCCGAGATCCCCGCGGGGCACGACGGGGGCGAGTTCGTCCGCGCCGAAGCGTGCGGGCGGTGTGAGCTGAATACACGCTGCTTCGGGTTTCGGCGGAGTTATGCCGAGCTTCATGGAACGGCGGAGGCGAGAGCGGTCGTGCGTGGAGCGCATTCGTCCTTCCCGCCTCCCTCGTAG